A genomic region of Cydia amplana chromosome 5, ilCydAmpl1.1, whole genome shotgun sequence contains the following coding sequences:
- the LOC134648448 gene encoding general transcription factor IIF subunit 2: MTTPPAVPHIDRELDLSNAGRGVWLVKVPKYIANKWEKAPGNIEVGKLKISRVAGQRAQVQLSLSEAVMCLKDPGEQSIPKEHRLDVSTVTRQSLGVFSHVVPSNTDSVVPESEKLYMEGRIVQKLECRPYADPTYYKLKSESIRKASMPHRQVQQLDRIVQNFKPVSDHRHNIEYQEKKKAEGKKARDDKDAVLNVLFAAFEKHQYYNIKDLQKITRQPIVYLKEILKEVCNYNLKNPHKNMWELKPEYRHYKQDAPPEAKGEKDSSDSD, from the exons ATGACTACGCCACCGGCAGTGCCTCATATCGACCGGGAATTAGACTTATCCAATGCTGGAAGAGGAGTATGGCTCGTTAAAGTTCCTAAGTATATAGCGAATAAATGGGAAAAAGCCCCAGGAAATATTGAAGtgggtaaattaaaaatatcacgGGTAGCAGGGCAACGGGCCCAAGTACAGTTATCTCTCTCAGAAGCTGTAATGTGTCTTAAGGACCCTGGCGAGCAGAGCATACCAAAGGAGCATCGCTTGGACGTTTCAACGGTTACTAGGCAATCTTTAGGCGTTTTTTCTCATGTAGTGC CATCCAATACAGATTCGGTAGTTCCAGAGTCGGAAAAGTTGTACATGGAGGGTAGGATAGTCCAGAAGCTGGAGTGCAGACCGTACGCAGACCCAACCTACTATAAGCTAAAGTCTGAATCTATAAGAAAGGCTTCCATGCCACACCGTCAAGTGCAGCAGTTAGATAGAATTGTACAAAACTTCAAGCCAGTGTCTGACCATAGGCATAAT ATTGAATACCAAGAGAAGAAGAAGGCTGAAGGCAAAAAGGCCCGGGACGACAAAGATGCAGTGCTCAATGTGCTGTTTGCTGCATTTGAAAAACATCAGTATTATAACATCAAAGATCTGCAAAAG atTACAAGACAACCTATTGTATACTTGAAGGAGATTCTGAAGGAAGTATGTAACTATAATCTAAAGAACCCTCACAAGAACATGTGGGAGTTGAAGCCGGAGTACCGGCACTACAAACAGGATGCTCCGCCAGAGGCCAAAGGGGAGAAGGATAGCTCTGACAGTGACTAG
- the LOC134648449 gene encoding tetraspanin-7-like: protein MGNQFKNVAVIACLKTFLFIFNIVFWLSGLLLLIVGLWAEFDLYKYMQLSSEFSGTAPHAMIAIAGLIVLVSSVAFTCIIKGQPVLLYIYGGFLACIFMMDAGVGASVACYRDTFSKGLYDGLTQTLVSGDRHRGNFDLAQATLHCCGVSNYTDWVRVQRSIPRSCCVNPDDCITANYSHVYQAGCYKVIVEYLESNMSILIGIAIGTALFPLVGTVLSCCLASYIKKSKYDAMN from the exons ATGGGGAACCAATTCAAAAACGTGGCGGTGATAGCCTGCCTGAAAACCTTTCTGTTCATCTTCAACATCGTGTTCTGG TTATCAGGCCTGCTGCTACTGATAGTGGGGCTATGGGCGGAATTCGACCTGTACAAGTACATGCAGCTATCGTCCGAGTTCTCCGGCACCGCGCCGCACGCCATGATCGCCATCGCCGGGCTCATCGTGCTGGTCAGCTCCGTCGCCTTCACCTGTATCATCAAGGGGCAGCCCGTGCTGCTGTACATC TACGGCGGTTTCCTGGCCTGTATCTTCATGATGGACGCAGGCGTGGGTGCATCGGTGGCGTGCTACCGCGACACCTTCTCCAAGGGCCTGTACGACGGCCTCACGCAGACGCTCGTGTCCGGCGACCGACACCGAGGCAACTTTGACTTGGCTCAAGCTACT CTACATTGCTGCGGCGTGTCTAACTACACGGACTGGGTGCGCGTGCAGCGCTCCATCCCTCGGTCGTGCTGCGTCAACCCCGACGATTGCATCACTGCCAACTATAGCCACGTATATCAAGCG GGCTGCTACAAAGTAATCGTAGAATATCTCGAAAGCAACATGAGCATCCTGATTGGCATCGCAATCGGCACCGCACTGTTTCCACTGGTCGGCACCGTCCTGTCGTGCTGCCTCGCGAGTTACATCAAGAAATCTAAGTATGACGCCATGAACTGA